The Anopheles gambiae chromosome 2, idAnoGambNW_F1_1, whole genome shotgun sequence genomic sequence TGCTATTCCAAATTTATCTTGTTGCACTCTGTTATATAGAACTTCTACATAATGTATGTCTACATGTAGCCCATGTATCGCATACGCCGGTAAGAAGGTGGTGTGGATGGAATTCTAGAATGTtataatgatttttgtttatttcttctcAATATATACAGCCAAATGTGACCTTGacgcattttgtttgtttcagaCGACCATGATTCAATACATTATCTCATGATTCTTTCATATgataagttttattttttagtgAAAAAACAATGCTATACGTCCAAAAAAATACCCCCTTACGAAAACATCGTAACCTCTCTAACACCATTGATAGAAATGGATCTATATTTATGTCAAAGCTTTTGTGCGTAAATGATTACGGCAGAATGTTAGTAATTCCTATAATTTACACAGTCTAGGTAGAACGAGAATTATTGACAGTGATATGTTAATTGATTAAAGCGGGTTAATTAATACGAAAAACACTATCCAGATCAAACTAAGTTAAAGAAATGGGATTCTACGCTTCACGCGATTTGGAATAACAAGAGCATTAGCATTAATTAATTGTTCTCTGCTAACCGAAACGCTGTGTACCGAAAAATGCGCTACAAACCATTCTAGCGATTATTGATCTATGAATCATTCTATTTGGGGATCACCTGTTACCTCCAGTtgtgtctgttttgttttgtgacgTTCTATAATggaatttccattttccatcacaataCAAATTTTGGGTTTAGTTTCGAAGCGTATTTCATCAAGTAAATATAAGCTATATtagttttccaggagttctcataatTTTGGTGAAGTCCCCGTGTGCCTATTGgttgcaaaattcttggtcacAGAACGTTTTTTGGCAAAATTCTTGGTGACAAAATTCTGTCGTTAAGTTGCAACAGCGACGCAAACACTACGGACGCCACATTCATAGCCGCGAACTCAGAAACCCAAATCTCACCGATGCAAAATCCACTGGGCTTTAAAAATGAACAATTGAACAACGTATACATAATGTGATACAATTGTACAATGATTTGTTAAGCTGTAGATCCATTTGTTGTGATGGTAAATTATCGCTACACATTCTGAGCTAGGATAACCAGATGTTCCCTATTAAATAGGACAGTCCTCCATTTGTTTTGTGCAATAGTTAATATTTCGTCGTATATGCGAAAATTTTGAAttggttccatttttttaagtGCTGGTCTAAAGATTTTCAACACCATTTCAGAAAAATTTCAATTGGAAAGCAATCAAAACTTCAAACTATGTTAAAAAGCATCGAAAACTGCTGCATATTTTAAACCTTTCTCACTTGCTAAATTACATTAAAGTATACAATATTCACTTCATATTAAGAATATAATTGTATTTCTTGTTTTATGTACAACTCGATCTTCGATTTCGCTGATCAATCGTACACTACCTTTACCAGTAGTGTCCGTATCCATGGTAACCGTGATAGCCGTGGTAGTAGCGCGGATAATGGTAGTAGGGCGGGTAGTATGGCACACCCACGTGGATGACCTTGTGGTATCCGAAGCCAAACGTTTCCGCCTTGTCCATGTCGTCCTGAGCCTCCACTGCACTTTCC encodes the following:
- the LOC3290282 gene encoding uncharacterized protein LOC3290282 gives rise to the protein MIKLVCLFALVAVVASMPNGPFAPLPPMQAPMRQIVKREAVAPEAVAEDAPVQESAVEAQDDMDKAETFGFGYHKVIHVGVPYYPPYYHYPRYYHGYHGYHGYGHYW